In the Kribbella sp. NBC_00482 genome, one interval contains:
- a CDS encoding EcsC family protein, with protein sequence MAGVARFVASSLAPAAQRFAPTAAGGVLRQILEIAIDGYQRFPGAERIADNKLERCDGDVADAIEAVIDQHIRLAGVQGFVTSIGGLVTLPVALPANLTGLAVVQCRMVAAIAHLRGYDLADPRVRTAVITCLLGEDGVAARLRKSSLVSSPLAIATAPVFDPELDRQISGEVVAELIGRISGKRMAVTFTRRIPLLGGAVGAGVDGWTTYRVGLFADKSLVRRIPRPIEQ encoded by the coding sequence GTGGCCGGAGTAGCCAGGTTCGTCGCCAGTAGTCTCGCGCCCGCCGCCCAGCGGTTCGCCCCGACGGCAGCGGGCGGTGTGTTGCGCCAGATCCTCGAGATCGCGATCGACGGGTACCAGCGGTTCCCGGGCGCGGAGCGGATCGCGGACAACAAGCTCGAGCGGTGCGACGGCGACGTGGCGGACGCGATCGAGGCCGTGATCGACCAGCACATCCGGCTCGCCGGCGTACAGGGCTTCGTCACCAGCATCGGCGGTCTCGTCACCCTGCCGGTCGCGCTGCCGGCCAACCTGACCGGTCTCGCGGTCGTCCAGTGCCGGATGGTCGCGGCGATCGCGCACCTGCGCGGGTACGACCTCGCCGATCCGCGGGTCCGTACGGCGGTGATCACCTGCCTACTCGGTGAGGACGGCGTGGCAGCCCGGCTACGGAAGTCGAGCCTGGTCTCGTCTCCGTTGGCGATCGCGACAGCGCCGGTCTTCGACCCCGAGCTGGATCGCCAGATCTCCGGCGAGGTCGTCGCGGAGCTGATCGGGCGGATCAGCGGCAAGCGGATGGCAGTGACCTTCACCCGCCGGATCCCGCTGCTCGGTGGTGCCGTCGGCGCCGGCGTCGACGGCTGGACGACGTACCGCGTCGGTCTGTTCGCGGACAAGAGCCTGGTCCGCCGCATTCCCAGGCCTATCGAGCAGTAG
- a CDS encoding TetR/AcrR family transcriptional regulator: MNAGRTARERARAELTEEIKTAARQQLATVGAEALSLRAISRELGMVSSALYRYFASRDELLTALIIDAYDALGAAAEAAPSGGDPVDDWIAVYAAVRDWARANPQEYALIYGSPISGYQAPQTTVQPAARVPLLLLGLLQRAQASGRLVTPPDAPQPSGALAQQTEVLVALAPDVPPAVLVRTVIVWTQLFGMLSFELFGQLVGSMDPADEFFASASRQMAAFVGLS, translated from the coding sequence ATGAACGCCGGACGTACCGCCCGTGAACGCGCCCGGGCCGAGCTGACCGAGGAGATCAAGACCGCTGCCCGGCAGCAGCTGGCCACCGTCGGCGCCGAGGCACTGTCGCTCCGGGCGATCTCCCGCGAACTCGGGATGGTGTCGTCAGCGCTGTACCGGTACTTCGCGAGCCGCGACGAGCTGCTGACCGCGCTCATCATCGACGCGTACGACGCTCTGGGCGCGGCGGCCGAGGCGGCGCCGTCCGGTGGCGATCCGGTGGACGACTGGATCGCGGTCTACGCCGCGGTACGCGATTGGGCGCGGGCCAATCCGCAGGAGTACGCGTTGATCTACGGCTCGCCGATCAGCGGCTACCAGGCACCTCAGACCACGGTGCAGCCAGCGGCCCGGGTGCCGTTGCTGTTGCTGGGGTTGTTGCAGCGCGCCCAGGCGTCCGGGCGACTGGTGACGCCGCCGGACGCACCTCAGCCGTCCGGAGCGCTGGCCCAGCAGACGGAGGTGCTGGTCGCGTTGGCCCCCGACGTACCGCCGGCGGTGCTGGTGCGGACCGTGATCGTGTGGACGCAGTTGTTCGGGATGCTCAGCTTCGAACTGTTCGGTCAGCTGGTCGGGTCGATGGACCCGGCGGACGAGTTCTTCGCATCGGCCTCGCGACAGATGGCGGCGTTCGTCGGGCTCAGCTGA
- a CDS encoding nitroreductase family deazaflavin-dependent oxidoreductase: protein MTEYKQTYDSKRVITANEGSMRVFNKIVARLTKLGLSLMGSRVLSVQGRKSGEWRSTPVNLLVVDGQRYLVAPRGHTQWVKNLRASGEGRLQLGGKIETFRAEELADTDKLPALRLYLKKWAWEVGAFFGGDVSKNSPDEVLHHVAPGVPVFKIS from the coding sequence GTGACCGAGTACAAGCAGACCTACGACAGCAAGCGCGTGATCACCGCCAACGAGGGCAGCATGCGGGTCTTCAACAAGATCGTCGCGCGGCTGACGAAGCTCGGTCTCAGCCTGATGGGCAGCCGGGTGCTCTCGGTCCAGGGGCGCAAGTCCGGCGAATGGCGCAGTACGCCGGTGAACCTGCTGGTCGTCGACGGTCAGCGCTACCTGGTCGCGCCGCGCGGCCACACCCAGTGGGTGAAGAACCTCCGTGCGAGTGGCGAGGGCCGGCTGCAGCTCGGCGGGAAGATCGAGACGTTCCGCGCCGAGGAGCTCGCCGACACCGACAAGCTCCCCGCGCTCCGCCTCTACCTGAAGAAGTGGGCCTGGGAGGTCGGCGCCTTCTTCGGCGGCGACGTTTCGAAGAACTCTCCCGACGAGGTCCTCCACCACGTCGCCCCCGGCGTACCGGTCTTCAAGATCAGCTAG
- the aat gene encoding leucyl/phenylalanyl-tRNA--protein transferase — protein MPIEPSPSQWDFPPVGVAGASDVVAGGADLAPGTILAAYRRGLFPMPDHRGSVLWWSPVDRGVIEVAGYRPTRTLRRARGKFEIRVDTAFDQVIRACADPRRPGSWIDSEIIASYTELHRLGWVHSVEAWDGDELAGGLYGVAVGGLFAGESMFHHKTDGSKAAVAGAIELLNDEYAADRVFDIQWVTDHLATLGAVSIPRETYVRRVSKALEVPLPKAFS, from the coding sequence GTGCCGATCGAACCTTCCCCATCCCAGTGGGACTTCCCGCCGGTCGGTGTGGCCGGGGCGAGTGACGTGGTCGCGGGCGGCGCCGACCTGGCGCCGGGGACGATATTGGCGGCGTACCGGCGGGGGCTGTTCCCGATGCCGGACCATCGCGGTTCGGTGCTGTGGTGGTCGCCGGTCGACCGCGGTGTGATCGAGGTCGCCGGGTACCGGCCGACCCGGACGTTGCGGCGGGCTCGCGGGAAGTTCGAGATCCGGGTCGACACCGCGTTCGACCAGGTCATTCGCGCGTGCGCGGACCCCCGTCGCCCGGGTTCGTGGATCGACTCCGAGATCATCGCGTCGTACACCGAACTGCACCGGCTCGGCTGGGTGCACTCGGTCGAGGCGTGGGACGGCGACGAGCTGGCCGGCGGGCTGTACGGCGTAGCGGTCGGCGGACTGTTCGCGGGCGAGTCGATGTTCCACCACAAGACCGATGGCTCGAAGGCGGCCGTCGCCGGCGCGATCGAGCTGCTGAACGACGAGTACGCCGCCGACCGGGTCTTCGACATCCAGTGGGTCACCGATCATCTGGCCACGCTCGGCGCGGTCTCGATCCCGCGGGAGACCTACGTACGCCGGGTCTCGAAGGCGCTCGAGGTACCGCTGCCGAAGGCGTTCAGCTGA